GGACGACGACGCATCGCCTCGCGTATCCAGGCTTCCGCATCGCGCGCCACGACCGGCACGTCGAGCGACGCGGCCGGCTGGTAGATCGCGGTATCGAGCTGCGCAAGACGGGTTACATCGCTGCGCGGTGCCAGCGCGGCCAATGCGTCGCGCCATGCCTCCCCACGCAGCGTGACACTGCGGGTGTCACGCATACGGGCGACACGGCGGAGCAACTGGCTGACCGATGCGGCGAAGCACGCGGTGTCGCCGTCCGCGGCATGCCGTGCACGGGCCTCACGCAGCTCGCCGAGCGTCGTGTCCACGTGCCGGCGCCAGGCACGGCGGCGGCGCCAGACGATCGCGCCGGCCACCAACGCGACCAGCAACAGGCCGAGCAGCACCCACCAGCCCGGTGCCAGCGGCCACCAGGCGGACACGTGCGGCACGTGGATGTCGCGCAGTACCGGACCCTGGTCGGGCATCAGCGTGCCCTCCTGCTGGCGCCCAGCAACGCGACGATCGCTTCAAGGGGATCTTCGCTGGTGTCGATGGAGCGCACACGCAGGCCCAGGCCACCCGCCAGCGCGGTGAGCTTGCGCTGGCCTTCGCCGAGTCCGCGTGCGAACTCGGCACGTTGCCGGTCGCCCTGCAGCGCCAGATCGTAGTGGGTACCGCGGTACGCGATCGGATAACGGCCGGCCGGTGGCTCGGCCAACTCCAGCGGATCGGCCACGCCCAGCACCGACACCTCCGCCTTGCCGATCAGCCCGAGCATGCGCCCCCGTGCCGCGTCGTCGACGGCAAAACCGTCGCTGACAAGCAGCACCCGGGACGCGCCGTGCATGAGGCGACCGGCACGCTGCAAGGCACCTGAAAGCGGTTCGTCG
This DNA window, taken from Luteibacter sp. 9135, encodes the following:
- a CDS encoding DUF4381 domain-containing protein translates to MPDQGPVLRDIHVPHVSAWWPLAPGWWVLLGLLLVALVAGAIVWRRRRAWRRHVDTTLGELREARARHAADGDTACFAASVSQLLRRVARMRDTRSVTLRGEAWRDALAALAPRSDVTRLAQLDTAIYQPAASLDVPVVARDAEAWIREAMRRRPSSATPGRASHVPA